Proteins from a single region of Gammaproteobacteria bacterium:
- a CDS encoding fructose-bisphosphate aldolase class I — MNRQELEKTAQAMVADGKGLLAMDESTPTCGKRLQAVGVDNTEANRVSYRELLLGANGIGDYISGAILYDETIRQKAGDGTPFPKLAERQGVIPGIKVDTGAKDLAGRPNEKVTEGLDGLRERLAEYYSLGARFCKWRAVITIGGGIPSRACIEANAHALARYAALCQEASMVPIVEPEVLIDGDHTLERSYEVTLETQRIVFDELYRQGVLFEGMILKPSMVIAGSARSSPVPEQVAEWTLRCLRSTVPAAVPGIAFLSGGQGDEQATQNLNAMNVLGRDLRLPWRVTSYYARAAEPGDGQMGRGKAANVEAARRLFLHRARCNGAASRGQYKPAMEQDKAA; from the coding sequence ATGAACAGACAAGAGTTGGAAAAGACGGCGCAGGCGATGGTGGCGGACGGCAAGGGCCTGCTGGCAATGGACGAGAGCACCCCGACCTGCGGCAAGCGGCTGCAGGCCGTGGGCGTGGACAACACCGAGGCGAACCGCGTCTCGTACCGGGAGCTGCTGCTCGGTGCGAATGGCATCGGCGACTACATCAGCGGCGCGATTCTCTACGACGAGACCATCCGCCAGAAGGCGGGCGACGGCACGCCGTTTCCCAAACTGGCGGAACGCCAGGGCGTCATCCCCGGCATCAAGGTCGACACCGGGGCCAAGGACCTCGCCGGGCGTCCCAACGAGAAAGTCACCGAAGGCCTCGACGGCCTGCGCGAACGCCTCGCCGAGTACTACTCCCTCGGCGCGCGCTTCTGCAAGTGGCGCGCGGTCATCACCATCGGCGGCGGCATCCCGAGCCGCGCCTGCATCGAGGCCAACGCGCATGCGCTGGCGCGCTACGCGGCCCTGTGCCAGGAGGCCTCGATGGTGCCGATCGTCGAACCGGAGGTGCTGATCGACGGCGACCACACCCTCGAGCGCAGCTACGAGGTCACGCTGGAGACACAGCGCATCGTGTTCGACGAGCTCTACCGCCAGGGCGTGCTGTTCGAGGGGATGATCCTGAAGCCCAGCATGGTGATCGCCGGCAGTGCCCGCAGCAGTCCAGTCCCGGAGCAGGTCGCCGAGTGGACGCTGCGCTGCCTGCGCAGCACGGTGCCGGCCGCGGTGCCCGGCATCGCCTTCCTGTCCGGCGGCCAGGGCGACGAGCAGGCGACGCAGAACCTGAACGCGATGAATGTCCTCGGCCGCGACCTGCGCCTGCCGTGGCGCGTCACCTCCTACTACGCGCGCGCTGCAGAACCCGGCGATGGACAAATGGGCCGTGGCAAGGCCGCGAACGTCGAGGCCGCGCGCCGGCTGTTCCTGCATCGCGCCAGGTGCAACGGCGCCGCCAGCCGCGGCCAGTACAAACCGGCGATGGAGCAGGATAAGGCGGCGTGA